Proteins encoded together in one Myxococcus stipitatus window:
- a CDS encoding sensor histidine kinase, which produces MLDFEWTSLNAAAEHLVHDWDVPSRVSHWEARGPWGLDVGACVRTWASGIPLSVALRMTRDGLEARFQAVGVKEAEGLALWLLEPSEDEAPALRDALAREREARREAEGALEGSRDLRAREELLRLALSKARMVAWEWTESRRAVTWSQEADVFFGQPAGSLGGSLPSFLACVVVEDRPRVARGIEQALAADGAYALKFRCRHADGSTHWYEAVGQSFHDAERPHRVVGVVMDCTERELAEAALREAEERYRLAMRATHDVLWDCELSTGRVRWEAGQEELFGYRRDDAEHDLDWWEERLHPDERDHVAAGLREFIASARDAWQAEYRFLRADGSWAHVLDRGVLARDGAGRPARVIGSMMDITERKRALERMVEEAEFRERFIGILGHDLRNPLNAITLSARALRRRSAISSAQQQLAQRIEASAERMGTMISDILDLTRARLSGGIPLQVAPANLTTVCRQVVEELSAVHPDRFIAFDVDGRADGLWDADRLAQVLSNLVGNALEHGAQDAPVLLRCLDFDTRQVVEVHNPGAPIPAPQLATLFDPFRQAGSAHGKGGRRRGGLGLGLFIVREIVHAHGGSVDVRSSELDGTTFTVTLPRDARRAAR; this is translated from the coding sequence GTGCTCGACTTCGAATGGACGTCGCTCAACGCGGCGGCGGAGCACCTCGTCCATGACTGGGACGTGCCCTCGCGTGTGTCCCACTGGGAGGCGCGGGGCCCCTGGGGGTTGGACGTGGGGGCCTGCGTGCGCACGTGGGCCTCCGGCATCCCCCTGTCCGTGGCGCTCCGGATGACGCGCGACGGGCTGGAGGCGCGCTTCCAGGCGGTGGGCGTGAAGGAGGCGGAGGGGCTGGCGTTGTGGCTGCTGGAGCCGTCGGAGGACGAGGCGCCGGCGCTGCGCGACGCGCTGGCGCGGGAGCGGGAGGCGCGCCGCGAGGCGGAGGGGGCGCTGGAGGGCTCGAGGGATTTGCGGGCCCGGGAGGAGCTGCTGCGGCTGGCCCTGTCCAAGGCGCGCATGGTGGCGTGGGAGTGGACGGAGTCGCGCCGGGCGGTGACCTGGTCGCAGGAGGCGGACGTCTTCTTCGGACAGCCCGCGGGCTCGCTGGGCGGTTCGCTGCCCAGCTTCCTGGCATGTGTGGTGGTGGAGGACCGGCCCCGGGTGGCGCGCGGCATCGAACAGGCGCTGGCCGCGGACGGGGCCTACGCGTTGAAGTTCCGGTGTCGCCACGCGGACGGCTCCACGCACTGGTACGAAGCGGTGGGCCAGAGCTTCCATGACGCGGAGCGGCCCCACCGCGTGGTGGGCGTGGTGATGGACTGCACCGAGCGCGAGCTGGCGGAGGCCGCGCTGCGGGAGGCCGAGGAGCGCTACCGGCTGGCCATGCGCGCCACCCACGACGTGCTGTGGGACTGTGAGCTGTCGACGGGGCGCGTGCGCTGGGAGGCGGGGCAGGAGGAGTTGTTCGGCTACCGACGCGACGACGCGGAGCACGACCTGGACTGGTGGGAGGAGCGGCTGCACCCCGACGAGCGCGACCACGTGGCGGCGGGGCTGCGCGAGTTCATCGCGTCCGCGCGCGACGCGTGGCAGGCGGAGTACCGCTTCCTGCGCGCGGATGGCTCCTGGGCGCACGTGCTGGACCGGGGCGTGCTGGCGCGGGACGGGGCCGGGCGGCCGGCGCGGGTGATTGGCTCGATGATGGACATCACCGAGCGCAAGCGCGCGCTGGAGCGGATGGTGGAGGAGGCGGAGTTCCGCGAGCGCTTCATCGGCATCCTGGGCCACGATTTGCGCAACCCCCTCAACGCGATAACGCTGTCCGCCCGGGCCCTGCGCCGCCGCAGCGCCATCAGCTCCGCCCAGCAGCAGCTGGCCCAGCGCATCGAGGCGAGCGCGGAGCGGATGGGGACGATGATTTCGGACATCCTCGACCTCACCCGGGCCCGGCTGTCCGGCGGCATCCCCCTGCAGGTGGCGCCCGCCAACCTCACCACGGTGTGCCGGCAGGTGGTGGAGGAGCTGTCCGCGGTGCACCCCGACCGCTTCATCGCCTTCGACGTGGACGGTCGGGCGGACGGGCTGTGGGACGCGGACCGGCTGGCGCAGGTGCTCAGCAACCTGGTGGGCAACGCCCTGGAGCACGGCGCCCAGGACGCGCCCGTGCTGCTGCGCTGCCTGGACTTCGACACGCGGCAGGTGGTGGAGGTCCACAACCCCGGCGCCCCCATCCCCGCGCCCCAGCTGGCCACGCTGTTCGACCCCTTCCGACAGGCGGGCTCCGCGCACGGCAAGGGAGGGCGCCGGCGCGGCGGGCTGGGGCTGGGCCTGTTCATCGTGCGGGAAATCGTCCACGCCCATGGCGGGAGCGTGGACGTGCGCTCGTCGGAGCTCGACGGGACGACGTTCACCGTGACGCTCCCGCGCGACGCGCGACGCGCCGCCCGGTGA
- a CDS encoding TonB family protein has product MLPLALLVLGRGAQAQAADGGVPEERDALRTDAGWTVEGAADAGPVLVPPSLRVDAPAPYPPELASERVAGVVRLELLVDAEGEVESATLVDGVHPLLDRSALHAAPSLRFAPATLDGVPVPVRVFFEYRFEAPPTADALREQQARAVTLRGLVRTKGNRRPIVGATLLSDLAPDAPAQTDAEGRFEARWPAGRHHVRVSAPGHKPGAFQETLAESQALEVVYGLEPLVINPYETVVRGDRERTEVSRVTLHDAELREVPGTMGDPFRVVMLLPGVGSMLSGVAYPVVRGGQPSSTGYFLDGIRVPILFHLFLGPAVIHPDFIDAIDFFPGSPPPQYGRLLGGAIEGRLTRPRDDRVHGSAYADLINAGFFLQTPIRSTDTHVSVAGRYSYTPWLVALAANKLQDPPAPGRLNPKLVLDFWDYQLRVEQDVGRGKLRLFAFGSSDTFGTQAQDAFGDTAMQSISFHRVDLRHRHPVGPGELELAATWGLDRFGVTNSHPPDDATELFIDQSMWAARAGYTLPLSRDLGLRAGADVDHKRAIVDLFEKTPGEEQQDVAPVALATFAGAWAELAWRPRPDWSVVPGVRLDSYHLSPGIDRRVVEPRLSVRHQYDERLVLKAGMGLFHQPPTSLISLPVVDVGSLFLGLQQSAQFSVGAEYKAWRRLDVGLDVYFNPMVRTIELTPFSDEGMVDGDPDPPTGPNLPKRGGRRRGTQILDDDDLGIPGRDDLDLPDFKSHGLAYGLELLIRHPLGDNWFGWLSYTLQRSTRRSRFHRYDAEGNVVGEARADLPFTFDQTHILNLVLSYKFSNSVTLGGVLHFNTGRPEYGTLGTQTHREGLDSSGRPSWVKVDRDRVDRLPAFLRLDLRLSRSWVYETFSLEAYLDMLNVTVSQETVSFEYEGGGGRPLSKQAVGLPVVLPILGVKGRY; this is encoded by the coding sequence ATGCTGCCGCTGGCGCTGCTCGTGCTGGGGCGTGGCGCCCAGGCCCAGGCCGCCGACGGCGGGGTGCCCGAGGAGCGTGACGCGCTGCGCACCGATGCGGGCTGGACGGTGGAGGGCGCGGCCGACGCCGGGCCCGTGCTGGTGCCGCCGTCGCTGCGGGTGGACGCCCCCGCCCCCTACCCGCCGGAGCTCGCGTCGGAGCGGGTGGCGGGCGTGGTCCGGCTGGAGCTGCTGGTGGACGCGGAGGGCGAGGTGGAGTCCGCCACGCTGGTGGACGGCGTGCATCCGCTGTTGGACCGCTCCGCGCTGCACGCCGCGCCGTCGCTGCGCTTCGCGCCGGCCACGCTGGACGGGGTGCCGGTGCCGGTGCGGGTGTTCTTCGAGTACCGCTTCGAGGCGCCGCCCACCGCCGACGCGCTGCGCGAGCAACAGGCGCGGGCCGTCACCCTGCGGGGGCTGGTGCGCACCAAGGGCAACCGGCGCCCCATCGTGGGCGCCACGCTGCTGTCGGACCTGGCGCCGGACGCGCCCGCGCAGACGGACGCGGAGGGGCGCTTCGAGGCGCGCTGGCCCGCGGGGAGGCACCACGTGCGGGTGTCCGCGCCAGGACACAAGCCGGGCGCCTTCCAGGAGACGCTGGCGGAGTCCCAGGCGCTGGAGGTGGTGTACGGGCTGGAGCCGCTCGTCATCAACCCGTACGAGACGGTGGTGCGCGGGGACCGCGAGCGCACGGAGGTCAGCCGCGTCACGCTGCACGACGCGGAGCTGCGCGAGGTGCCCGGCACCATGGGGGACCCGTTCCGCGTCGTCATGCTGCTGCCGGGCGTGGGCAGCATGTTGTCGGGGGTGGCCTACCCGGTGGTGCGCGGCGGCCAGCCGTCCTCCACGGGCTACTTCCTCGACGGCATCCGCGTGCCCATCCTGTTCCACCTCTTCCTGGGGCCGGCGGTCATCCACCCGGACTTCATCGACGCCATCGACTTCTTCCCGGGCTCGCCGCCGCCGCAGTACGGCCGGCTGCTGGGAGGCGCCATCGAGGGCCGGCTGACGCGCCCGCGCGACGACCGCGTGCACGGCAGCGCCTACGCGGACCTCATCAACGCGGGCTTCTTCCTGCAGACGCCCATCCGCTCCACGGACACCCACGTCAGCGTGGCGGGGCGCTACTCGTACACGCCCTGGCTCGTCGCGCTGGCGGCCAACAAGCTCCAGGACCCGCCGGCGCCGGGCCGGCTCAACCCCAAGCTGGTGCTCGACTTCTGGGACTACCAGCTGCGGGTGGAGCAGGACGTGGGGCGGGGCAAGCTGCGGCTGTTCGCGTTCGGCTCGTCGGACACCTTCGGCACCCAGGCGCAGGACGCCTTCGGCGACACGGCGATGCAGTCCATCTCCTTCCACCGCGTGGACCTGCGCCACCGCCACCCGGTGGGCCCGGGCGAGCTGGAGCTGGCGGCCACGTGGGGACTGGACCGCTTCGGCGTCACCAACAGCCACCCGCCGGACGACGCGACGGAGCTCTTCATCGACCAGTCCATGTGGGCCGCGCGCGCCGGCTATACCCTGCCCCTGTCCCGCGACCTGGGGCTGCGCGCGGGCGCGGACGTGGACCACAAGCGCGCCATCGTCGACCTGTTCGAGAAGACCCCCGGCGAGGAGCAGCAGGACGTCGCCCCGGTGGCGCTGGCGACGTTCGCGGGCGCGTGGGCGGAGCTGGCGTGGCGGCCCCGGCCGGACTGGTCCGTGGTGCCCGGCGTGCGGCTGGACAGCTACCACCTGTCGCCCGGCATCGACCGGCGCGTGGTGGAGCCGCGGCTGAGCGTGCGCCACCAGTACGACGAGCGGCTGGTCCTCAAGGCCGGCATGGGGCTGTTCCACCAGCCGCCCACCTCGCTCATCAGCCTGCCGGTGGTGGACGTGGGCAGCCTGTTCCTGGGGCTCCAGCAGAGCGCGCAGTTCTCCGTGGGCGCGGAGTACAAGGCGTGGCGCAGGCTGGACGTGGGGCTGGACGTCTACTTCAACCCCATGGTCCGCACCATCGAGCTGACGCCCTTCTCCGACGAGGGCATGGTGGACGGGGACCCGGACCCGCCCACCGGGCCCAACCTCCCCAAGCGGGGCGGGCGCCGCCGGGGCACGCAGATACTCGACGACGACGACCTGGGCATCCCCGGCCGGGACGACCTCGACCTGCCGGACTTCAAGAGCCACGGCCTGGCGTATGGCCTGGAGCTGCTCATCCGCCACCCGCTGGGGGACAACTGGTTCGGGTGGCTGTCGTACACGCTCCAGCGCAGCACGCGCCGCTCGCGCTTCCACCGCTACGACGCGGAGGGCAACGTGGTGGGCGAGGCGCGGGCGGACCTGCCCTTCACCTTCGACCAGACGCACATCCTCAACCTGGTGCTCAGCTACAAGTTCTCCAACAGCGTCACGCTGGGCGGGGTGCTGCACTTCAACACCGGCCGCCCGGAGTACGGCACCCTGGGCACCCAGACGCACCGCGAGGGCCTGGACAGCTCCGGCCGGCCCTCGTGGGTGAAGGTGGACCGGGACCGCGTGGATCGCCTCCCGGCCTTCCTGCGGCTGGACCTGCGGCTGTCGCGCTCCTGGGTGTACGAGACCTTCAGCCTGGAGGCTTATCTCGACATGCTCAACGTCACCGTCAGCCAGGAGACGGTGAGCTTCGAGTACGAGGGGGGCGGCGGGCGGCCCCTCTCGAAGCAGGCGGTGGGGCTGCCCGTCGTGCTGCCCATCCTCGGCGTGAAGGGCCGATATTGA
- a CDS encoding PAS domain S-box protein: protein MPLPLADFLLQNRDAIMEAWEAEVRHIPAARALGPRALRDGLPRLLEVVATMMRRSLPPARFDASLDAISDHHALERLGEGFDLRQVVAEYRLLRSCVLRLWARRGGATPRPEEERIFHEAMDEAVAASVIRYSRARERAVHALDRISAAALGNPDMASFLPHLLQVLRETVASVDVAVVLLRDGDFLRAEAAVGEGVDVGGRVAIGRGFAGGVAATREPVLVGDARSDPRVQSDVVRASDIRALYGVPLLLDGTLMGVALMGSRGSGELSEEDQLLFRAMAARATALLAQARSHAREREARAEAEASLARLRESEEGLRRWEEVFTRMGVGVAVVDAANDVLLDVNPAFARMHGVMPGDLIGQHQEVTLAPEARGMLPRHTSVARSKPSHEYESLHMRKDGSRFPVFTHVTALRDELGRVERHVVTVLDITQRRAVEADRQRLLSDIESERARLAAVLEQLPAGVFIAEAPSGRLVMANRHVATLTGRPFQPMTTVEESTVTYGVCHADGQPYVPQEWPLTRSLRTGEVVQNEEVLLRHEDGRTLSVLVSSAPIRDRDGAIIAGVATLADVTERRRAQEAALQAARFGERLIAIVSHDLRNPLNAIHLSTTQLLHSEALPERERRLTTRIARSTARMTRMISELLDFTRGRLGGGIPIQRVTGDLRGVVRQAVEELEAAWPERTLRLNVAPGRYEGQWDGDRLLQVVSNLGGNALQYSASDAPVTLSLSDGGDVVRLEVNNPGEPITEEAMHHLFDPFRRGSHSANQGSGGLGLGLYIVEQVVKGHGGHIDVTSTAEAGTTFRVTLPRAPAPPPAG from the coding sequence TTGCCCCTCCCCCTGGCCGACTTCCTCCTCCAGAACCGCGACGCCATCATGGAGGCGTGGGAAGCCGAGGTGCGCCACATCCCCGCCGCGCGCGCCCTGGGGCCCCGCGCGCTGCGCGATGGGCTGCCCCGGCTGCTGGAGGTCGTGGCGACGATGATGCGCCGCTCGCTGCCACCCGCCCGCTTCGACGCCAGCCTGGACGCCATCAGCGACCACCATGCGCTGGAGCGCCTGGGCGAGGGCTTCGACCTGCGTCAGGTGGTCGCCGAATACCGCCTCCTGCGCTCGTGCGTGCTGCGCCTGTGGGCCAGGCGCGGCGGCGCCACGCCCCGCCCGGAGGAGGAGCGCATCTTCCACGAGGCCATGGACGAGGCCGTCGCCGCCTCCGTCATCCGCTACAGCCGCGCGCGGGAGCGCGCCGTCCACGCGCTGGACCGCATCAGCGCCGCCGCGCTGGGCAACCCCGACATGGCCAGCTTCCTGCCCCACCTGCTCCAGGTGCTGCGCGAGACGGTGGCCTCCGTGGACGTGGCCGTCGTGCTGCTGCGCGACGGCGACTTCCTCCGCGCGGAGGCCGCGGTGGGCGAGGGCGTGGACGTGGGCGGGCGCGTGGCCATCGGGCGCGGCTTCGCGGGCGGCGTGGCCGCCACGCGCGAGCCGGTGCTCGTGGGCGACGCCCGCTCCGACCCGCGCGTGCAGTCCGACGTGGTCCGCGCCTCCGACATCCGGGCGCTGTACGGGGTGCCCCTGCTGCTCGACGGCACGCTGATGGGCGTGGCCCTCATGGGCAGCCGCGGCAGCGGCGAGCTGTCCGAGGAGGACCAGCTGCTGTTCCGCGCCATGGCCGCGCGCGCCACCGCGCTGCTCGCCCAGGCGCGCTCCCACGCCCGCGAGCGCGAGGCGCGCGCCGAGGCCGAGGCGTCGCTCGCGCGGCTGCGCGAGAGCGAGGAGGGGCTGCGGCGGTGGGAGGAGGTCTTCACGCGCATGGGCGTGGGCGTGGCGGTGGTGGACGCGGCCAACGACGTCCTGCTCGACGTCAACCCCGCCTTCGCGCGCATGCACGGCGTCATGCCCGGGGACCTCATCGGCCAGCACCAGGAGGTGACGCTGGCCCCGGAGGCGCGGGGCATGTTGCCGCGCCACACCTCCGTCGCCCGCTCCAAGCCGTCGCACGAGTACGAGTCGCTCCACATGCGCAAGGACGGCAGCCGCTTCCCCGTCTTCACCCACGTCACCGCGCTGCGCGACGAGCTGGGGCGGGTGGAGCGGCACGTCGTCACGGTGCTCGACATCACCCAGCGGCGCGCGGTGGAGGCGGACCGGCAGCGGCTCCTGTCCGACATCGAATCCGAGCGCGCGCGCCTGGCGGCCGTGCTCGAGCAGCTGCCCGCCGGGGTCTTCATCGCCGAGGCGCCCAGCGGACGGCTGGTGATGGCCAACCGCCACGTCGCCACGCTCACCGGCCGGCCCTTCCAGCCCATGACCACCGTGGAGGAATCCACGGTGACCTATGGCGTGTGCCACGCGGACGGCCAGCCCTACGTCCCCCAGGAGTGGCCGCTGACGCGCAGCCTGCGCACCGGCGAGGTGGTGCAGAACGAGGAGGTGCTGCTGCGGCACGAGGACGGCCGGACGCTGTCGGTGCTCGTCTCCAGCGCGCCCATCCGGGACCGGGACGGGGCCATCATCGCCGGGGTGGCCACGCTGGCGGACGTCACCGAACGGCGCCGCGCGCAGGAGGCCGCGCTCCAGGCGGCCCGCTTCGGCGAGCGGCTCATCGCCATCGTCAGCCACGACTTGCGCAACCCCCTCAACGCCATCCACCTGTCCACCACGCAGCTGTTGCACAGCGAGGCGCTGCCGGAGCGCGAGCGGCGGCTCACCACGCGCATCGCCCGCTCCACCGCGCGGATGACGCGGATGATTTCGGAGCTGCTCGACTTCACGCGCGGACGGCTGGGCGGCGGCATCCCCATCCAGCGCGTGACGGGGGACCTGCGCGGGGTGGTGCGCCAGGCCGTGGAGGAGCTGGAGGCGGCGTGGCCGGAGCGCACCCTGCGGCTGAACGTGGCGCCGGGCCGCTACGAGGGACAGTGGGACGGCGACCGGCTGCTCCAGGTGGTGAGCAACCTGGGCGGCAACGCGCTCCAGTACAGCGCCTCGGACGCGCCCGTCACGCTCTCCCTGTCCGACGGGGGCGACGTGGTGCGGCTGGAGGTGAACAACCCCGGCGAGCCCATCACCGAGGAGGCGATGCACCACCTCTTCGACCCGTTCCGCCGCGGCTCCCACTCCGCGAACCAGGGCAGCGGCGGCCTGGGCCTGGGCCTCTACATCGTCGAGCAGGTGGTGAAGGGCCACGGCGGCCACATCGACGTGACGTCCACCGCCGAGGCGGGCACCACCTTCCGCGTCACGCTCCCGCGCGCCCCCGCGCCGCCCCCCGCGGGCTGA
- a CDS encoding helix-turn-helix domain-containing protein, which yields MERRLAVSVGEAARSARMRAGLTQADVAERIGIASEVYGRMERGRMMPSVPTLFRLCVALQLSADVGLGLVTAASVGAGLWEEDSRDKDHLPEMRRLLRTLRRMSRGQLKLVNQVAASILPQR from the coding sequence TTGGAGCGACGGCTGGCGGTGAGCGTGGGCGAGGCGGCGCGGTCCGCGCGGATGCGCGCGGGCCTGACGCAGGCGGACGTGGCCGAGCGCATCGGCATCGCCTCGGAGGTGTACGGGCGGATGGAGCGGGGCCGGATGATGCCCAGCGTGCCCACGCTGTTCCGGCTGTGCGTGGCGCTCCAGCTGTCGGCGGACGTGGGGCTGGGGCTCGTCACGGCGGCGTCGGTGGGGGCGGGGCTGTGGGAGGAGGACTCGCGCGACAAGGACCACCTGCCGGAGATGCGCAGGCTGCTGCGCACGCTGCGCCGCATGTCCCGCGGGCAGCTCAAGCTGGTCAACCAGGTGGCCGCGTCCATCCTCCCGCAGCGTTGA
- a CDS encoding response regulator → MGTPSLVLLVEDHVDSRELLEEFLTMEGYTVETAGNGRTAWERLRQPPCPDAVLLDLMMPVMSGWELMRHVRGDARLSKVPVVVVSGAGASQPLPEGVLAAVPKPVDLGELRATLARAVAPP, encoded by the coding sequence ATGGGTACACCGAGCCTCGTCCTGCTGGTGGAGGACCACGTCGACAGCCGGGAGCTGCTGGAGGAGTTCCTGACGATGGAGGGCTACACCGTCGAGACGGCGGGCAATGGCCGGACCGCGTGGGAGCGGCTGCGCCAGCCGCCCTGTCCGGACGCGGTGCTGCTGGACCTGATGATGCCGGTGATGAGCGGCTGGGAGCTGATGCGCCACGTGCGCGGGGACGCGCGGCTGAGCAAGGTGCCCGTGGTGGTGGTGTCCGGCGCGGGCGCCTCGCAGCCGCTGCCCGAGGGCGTGCTCGCCGCGGTGCCCAAGCCGGTGGACCTGGGCGAGCTGCGCGCCACGCTGGCGCGCGCGGTGGCGCCGCCCTGA
- a CDS encoding serine/threonine-protein kinase has protein sequence MSSPLSEATGPERVLLRSGRASYEFVRPLGLAHGGELVLARRRYGRGFGGYAVLKRPLRAGARAAHRLLEEGRLMALLRHPNVVCVHDLEGPDDAPVLVLEYTPGHRLDSLLEASARARLPVSEGFALYVAAEVAEALHHAHTLADEHGRPLRVVHRDVGPHNILLTEHGAVKLLDFGAAASTLLEDEEDEGLEPPGGLAYAAPEHVARRELDGRADLFGLGITLLQLLTGRHLFEGAERFEAEHRPRRRLAPLAVPEPGLDAAMKEAVRLAAARELGRRVLEYDHAELEDALRGAPALLHPLLLGMLAPDREARFASGAELARALRVYARRQGHAFGRPEALAEVTALRYAALRVQGGESPEEVLEDRLLPEDDPAS, from the coding sequence ATGTCCTCCCCCTTGTCCGAAGCCACGGGTCCGGAGCGCGTGTTGTTGCGCTCCGGGCGCGCCTCGTATGAGTTCGTCCGCCCGCTGGGGCTGGCGCATGGAGGAGAGCTGGTGCTGGCGCGCCGCCGCTATGGCCGGGGCTTCGGGGGCTACGCGGTCCTCAAGCGGCCGCTGCGCGCCGGGGCGCGGGCGGCGCACCGGCTGCTGGAGGAAGGCCGGCTGATGGCGCTGCTGCGCCACCCCAACGTCGTCTGCGTGCACGACCTGGAGGGGCCGGACGACGCGCCGGTGCTGGTGCTGGAGTACACGCCCGGCCACCGGCTGGACTCGCTGCTGGAGGCGTCCGCGCGCGCGCGGCTGCCCGTCTCGGAGGGCTTCGCCCTGTACGTGGCCGCGGAGGTCGCGGAGGCGCTGCACCACGCGCACACGCTCGCGGACGAGCACGGCCGTCCGCTGCGCGTCGTGCACCGCGACGTGGGGCCGCACAACATCCTGCTCACCGAGCACGGCGCGGTGAAGCTGCTCGACTTCGGCGCCGCGGCGTCCACGCTGCTGGAGGACGAGGAGGACGAGGGCCTGGAGCCCCCCGGCGGCCTGGCGTACGCGGCGCCGGAGCACGTGGCGCGCCGGGAGCTGGACGGGCGCGCGGACCTGTTCGGCCTGGGAATCACGCTGCTGCAGCTGCTCACCGGCCGCCACCTCTTCGAGGGCGCGGAGCGCTTCGAGGCCGAGCACCGCCCGCGCCGCCGCCTGGCCCCGCTCGCCGTCCCGGAGCCCGGGCTGGACGCGGCCATGAAGGAGGCCGTGCGGCTGGCCGCGGCGCGGGAGCTGGGCCGGCGCGTCCTCGAGTACGACCACGCGGAGCTGGAGGACGCGCTGCGCGGGGCACCCGCCCTCCTCCACCCGCTGCTGCTGGGGATGCTGGCCCCGGACCGCGAGGCGCGCTTCGCCTCCGGCGCGGAGCTGGCGCGCGCCCTGCGCGTGTACGCGCGCCGCCAGGGCCACGCCTTCGGCCGCCCGGAGGCGCTCGCGGAGGTGACGGCCCTGCGCTACGCCGCGCTGCGCGTGCAGGGCGGCGAGTCTCCGGAGGAGGTGCTGGAGGACAGGCTGTTGCCGGAGGACGACCCCGCGAGCTGA
- a CDS encoding response regulator codes for MAEWLRRPGARPRAAVGASGVANLLPPPETSSDGLAVAGAHAPAVLLVDDNPANLVSLEAILGTLGVRLTKASSGEQALRFLLREDYAVILLDVRMAGMSGFETAALIKQRERTRNMPIIFLTAYGRDDTELVNGYATGAVDFLQKPFPPEVLRSKVSVFVELFRAQHQVRLQAELLRQKEAEARELAARAAGHIDRLRDFTARLSEASTVEQVCRALFEQGLVAAGAKAGAVNLLDEAGEALEIVDAVGYPEPVLARWRRIPLSNPVPLTEAVREQRPIWLGSLDEWRGRYPHLNAHGIHESAIALPLLVKGRALGAIGLSFARARPFTEMDRAFFSALAHACAQALERVRLITEERRVHEELRRRSEFEQQLVGIVSHDLRNPLAAISMSVGLLEKKGELSETQRRTVQRIGQASERAARMIRDLLDFTKARLGGGIALHRQPTDLRDVVQQVLDEVQLAHPERAVQVEASEARGEWDSDRIAQVVSNLMANALAYSPPDAPVKVRAFADGPFAVLAIYNGGEPIPPQLMSRLFEPMTRGALREGQSTRSIGLGLYIVRDIVRGHGGSVDVVSSREDGTTFTVYLPRQRRD; via the coding sequence ATGGCGGAATGGTTGCGGCGGCCCGGCGCCCGGCCCCGCGCGGCGGTGGGGGCGAGCGGCGTCGCCAACCTCCTCCCGCCTCCAGAGACGTCATCGGACGGGCTGGCCGTCGCGGGAGCGCACGCGCCCGCGGTGCTGCTGGTGGACGACAACCCGGCCAACCTGGTGTCGCTGGAGGCCATCCTCGGGACGCTGGGCGTGCGGCTGACGAAGGCGTCGTCGGGGGAGCAGGCGCTGCGCTTCCTCCTGCGCGAGGACTACGCCGTCATCCTGCTGGACGTGCGCATGGCGGGGATGAGCGGCTTCGAGACGGCGGCGCTCATCAAGCAGCGCGAGCGCACCCGCAACATGCCCATCATCTTCCTCACCGCCTATGGCCGCGACGACACGGAGCTCGTCAACGGCTACGCCACCGGCGCGGTGGACTTCCTCCAGAAGCCCTTCCCGCCGGAGGTGCTGCGCTCCAAGGTGTCCGTGTTCGTGGAGCTGTTCCGCGCGCAGCACCAGGTGCGGCTCCAGGCGGAGCTGCTCAGACAGAAGGAGGCGGAGGCGCGCGAGCTGGCGGCGCGGGCCGCGGGCCACATCGACCGGCTGCGCGACTTCACCGCGCGCCTGTCGGAGGCGAGCACGGTGGAGCAGGTGTGCCGCGCCCTGTTCGAGCAGGGGCTGGTCGCCGCGGGCGCGAAGGCGGGCGCGGTCAACCTGCTGGACGAGGCGGGCGAGGCGCTCGAAATCGTGGACGCGGTGGGCTACCCGGAGCCGGTGCTGGCGCGCTGGCGGCGCATCCCCCTGTCCAACCCGGTGCCCCTGACGGAGGCGGTGCGCGAGCAGCGCCCCATCTGGCTGGGCTCGCTGGACGAGTGGCGGGGGCGCTACCCGCACCTCAACGCGCACGGCATCCACGAGTCCGCCATCGCCCTGCCGCTATTGGTGAAGGGGCGGGCGCTGGGGGCCATCGGCCTGTCGTTCGCGCGGGCGCGGCCCTTCACGGAGATGGACCGGGCCTTCTTCTCCGCGCTGGCGCACGCGTGCGCGCAGGCGCTGGAGCGCGTGCGGCTCATCACGGAGGAGCGGCGCGTCCACGAGGAGCTGCGGCGGCGCTCGGAGTTCGAGCAGCAGCTGGTGGGCATCGTCAGCCACGACTTGCGCAACCCCCTGGCCGCCATCTCCATGTCCGTGGGCCTGCTGGAGAAGAAGGGCGAGCTGTCGGAGACGCAGCGCCGCACGGTGCAGCGCATCGGCCAGGCGTCGGAGCGCGCGGCGCGGATGATTCGCGACCTGCTCGACTTCACCAAGGCGCGGCTGGGCGGCGGCATCGCGCTGCACCGCCAGCCCACGGACCTGCGGGACGTGGTGCAGCAGGTGCTGGACGAAGTGCAGCTGGCGCACCCGGAGCGCGCCGTGCAGGTGGAGGCGAGCGAGGCGAGGGGGGAGTGGGATTCGGACCGCATCGCGCAGGTGGTGTCCAACCTCATGGCCAACGCGCTGGCGTACAGCCCGCCCGACGCGCCGGTGAAGGTGCGGGCCTTCGCGGACGGGCCCTTCGCGGTGCTGGCCATCTACAACGGCGGGGAGCCCATCCCCCCACAGCTGATGTCGCGCCTGTTCGAGCCCATGACGCGCGGGGCGCTGCGCGAGGGCCAGTCCACGCGCAGCATCGGCCTGGGGTTGTACATCGTGCGGGACATCGTCCGCGGCCACGGCGGCAGCGTGGACGTGGTGTCGTCGCGCGAGGATGGCACCACCTTCACCGTGTACCTGCCGCGTCAGCGGAGGGACTGA